The proteins below come from a single Denticeps clupeoides chromosome 15, fDenClu1.1, whole genome shotgun sequence genomic window:
- the mybpc1 gene encoding myosin-binding protein C, slow-type isoform X3 produces MPEPTKKDEGQLEESLGPDNSDALPTPEITLEVSPPQEEGNTPKKLSIDLPNDSVPESAMGRKDSVWSLGEGQLPEDIDKQIETPPLSTLLIEKPLGGSITVGGDITFIAKVEAKDLLRKPSIKWFKGKWMDLASKTGKHLQLKESFDRFTKIHTFEMHIIKAKENYAGNYRCEVTYKDKFDSCSFDLEVKDVPEQTSQAIDIRSAFKRSSEGQEDAGELDFSGLLKHRNTREPKQEETPEVDVWEILKNARPDEYEKIAFTYGITDLRGLLKRLKKTKKEEKKSEAFAKKLETAYQVDKGGKIRFIVDMADPTVELKWYKNGQEIRPTPNNRKYIFEHKGTQRIMVINNCQINDDAAYSVVAGDEKSTTELFVKELPINIVKELEPVKTTVNERIELECEVSEEGAKVKWLKNGVEVPTGVRSRYRVKSEGTKHWLIIDDAIKEDTGTYSLMATGGTTEAHVQVDLKPLKIIQDLENVTVMLGQPLKLHCEIYPGNVPGRWYLNGKLIQASDRINILHRAKNHRLEAESSTIHDAGDYTFVPEGYSQSLCAKVHVIDPPRVHLDALNCPDNTVTIVAGNKLRLEIPISGEPAPRVVWMKGERVILDTGSRVRAETFADHTCLTIDVTEREDTGNYKIVLQNEAGEDTASIKIKVVDIPDPPQAPLVPAVGGDWCTMTWDPPHYDGGSPILGYFIERKKKQSSRWMRLNFDLCKETTFEPKKMIEGVPYEVRVFAVNAIGVSKPCEPSKPFIPLAVTSEPTNLIVDDVTDTTVTMKWRPPDTIGAAGLDGYQVEYCFEGTDEWIVSNTEITEKTKYTITGLPPETKILVRVKAINKAGPSPPRTTQHSILVKEVIEPPKIRIPRHLKQTYIRKVGEVVNLVVPFMGKPRPKVSWLKNGEPIEASQVSIRNTDCDSIIFIRRAERKHSGKYEMAVQVEKHVDTALLDIQIVDLPGPPQCVKIEEIWGENVALDWSPPKDNGNAPISGYTIQKADKKTMEWYTCVEHYHRTCVTVTELVVGNEYFFRVFAENMCGLSESATVTKDSALIVKQGLQLKNPEYIDYDFTEPPKFTQPLVDTFAIAGYNATLNCSVRANPRPKVIWMKNKIMIIDDPRYRMFSNQGVCTLEIRKPSPFDGGVYTCKAINDLGEAQVECKLEVKGGFTFCELMKRGVPLHLIDKYMNETKSLDSEKKGSD; encoded by the exons ATGCCTGAACCCACCAAGAAAG ATGAAGGCCAACTTGAAG AGAGTCTTGGTCCAGACAATTCAGATGCCCTACCCACACCTGAGATCACTCTCGAGGTGTCTCCACCCCAAG AAGAAGGCAATACACCCAAGAAACTGTCTATTGATCTTCCTA ATGATAGCGTGCCTGAGTCAGCTATGGGGAGGAAAGACTCAG TGTGGTCCCTGGGGGAGGGGCAACTTCCCGAAGACATAGACAAGCAGATTGAGACCCCTCCTCTCTCCACCCTTCTAATTGAGAAGCCCCTGGGCGGATCTATTACCGTGG GTGGAGATATCACCTTCATTGCCAAGGTGGAGGCCAAAGATCTTCTACGAAAACCCAGCATTAAGTGGTTCAAAGGAAAATGGATGGATTTGGCCAGCAAGACTGGGAAGCACTTGCAGCTGAAAGAGTCCTTTGACCGTTTCACAAAG ATCCACACTTTTGAGATGCACATCATTAAGGCCAAGGAAAACTATGCAGGGAACTACAGGTGTGAGGTCACTTACAAGGACAAATTTGACAGCTGTTCTTTTGATCTTGAAGTGAAAG ATGTGCCTGAGCAGACCTCTCAGGCTATTGATATTCGTTCTGCATTTAAAAGAAG CAGCGAAGGCCAGGAAGATGCGGGCGAGCTTGACTTTAGTGGGCTGCTAAAACATAG AAATACCAG GGAGCCCAAGCAGGAAGAGACCCCAGAAGTGGATGTCTGGGAAATCCTTAAAAATGCCCGTCCAGATGAGTATGAAAAAATTGCCTTCACCTACGGTATCACAGACCTCCGAGGGCTTCTGAAGAGACTGAAGAAGACCAagaaggaagagaagaagagtgaAG CGTTTGCCAAGAAACTGGAAACTGCATATCAGGTGGACAAAGGTGGGAAAATACGCTTTATAGTTGACATGGCAGACCCCACTGTGGAGCTCAAATGGTACAAGAATGGACAAGAGATCCGACCCACTccaaa CAATCGGAA GTATATCTTTGAACACAAAGGGACCCAAAGAATTATGGTCATCAACAACTGCCAAATAAACGATGATGCTGCGTATTCAGTAGTTGCAGGGGATGAGAAAAGCACCACAGAGCTGTTTGTGAAAG AATTACCTATAAATATTGTCAAAGAGTTGGAGCCAGTAAAGACCACAGTGAATGAGCGCATTGAGCTGGAGTGTGAGGTCTCGGAGGAAGGAGCTAAAGTGAAATG GTTAAAGAATGGTGTTGAGGTCCCGACAGGAGTGAGATCACGTTACAGGGTGAAGAGTGAAGGCACTAAACACTGGCTCATCATTGATGATGCCATTAAGGAGGATACAGGCACTTACTCTCTGATGGCTACTGGGGGAACGACTGAGGCCCATGTCCAAGTTGACT TAAAGCCCCTCAAGATCATTCAGGACCTTGAGAATGTGACTGTCATGCTGGGTCAGCCACTCAAGTTGCACTGTGAGATCTACCCAGGGAATGTTCCAGGCCGCTGGTATCTTAACGGAAAGCTGATTCAAGCCAGTGACCGCATCAATATCTTGCACCGAGCTAA AAACCACAGACTAGAGGCTGAGAGTTCCACTATTCATGATGCTGGAGATTACACATTTGTTCCAGAAGGATACTCCCAAAGCCTGTGTGCCAAAGTCCACGTaattg ATCCACCCAGGGTTCATCTGGATGCCTTGAATTGTCCTGACAACACAGTGACTATTGTGGCAGGAAATAAACTTCGCCTGGAGATCCCTATCAGTGGAGAGCCGGCACCCAGAGTCGTGTGGATGAAAGGAGAGAGG gtAATCCTGGATACTGGAAGCCGCGTAAGGGCAGAGACGTTTGCTGATCACACCTGCCTCACCATTGATGTAACAGAAAGAGAGGACACTGGCAACTATAAGATTGTTCTGCAGAATGAAGCTGGAGAGGACACAGCCAGCATCAAGATCAAAGTCGTTG ACATCCCTGACCCTCCACAAGCTCCACTGGTCCCTGCAGTGGGAGGAGACTGGTGCACCATGACATGGGACCCTCCGCATTATGACGGAGGCTCTCCGATTCTTG GGTACTTCattgagagaaagaaaaagcagaGCTCTCGGTGGATGAggctgaactttgacctctgcaaaGAAACCACCTTTGAGCCTAAGAAGATGATTGAGGGAGTTCCTTATGAGGTGCGGGTGTTTGCTGTGAATGCCATTGGCGTTTCAAAACCCTGTGAGCCCTCCAAACCCTTCATCCCCTTGG CTGTTACAAGTGAACCAACTAATCTTATCGTGGATGACGTCACTGATACCACAGTGACAATGAAGTGGCGTCCTCCTGACACTATCGGAGCCGCAGGACTGGATGGCTATCAAGTGGAGTACTGCTTTGAAGGAA CGGATGAGTGGATAGTGTCCAATACAGAGATAACAGAGAAGACCAAATATACCATCACTGGTCTGCCCCCAGAGACCAAGATCCTTGTGAGGGTGAAGGCCATCAATAAAGCTGGACCCAGTCCACCACGCACCACCCAACACTCCATTCTAGTTAAGGAGGTCATTG AGCCTCCAAAGATTCGCATCCCACGGCACTTGAAGCAGACCTATATTCGTAAAGTTGGGGAGGTTGTCAATCTTGTGGTGCCCTTCATg GGGAAGCCGAGGCCGAAGGTCAGCTGGCTGAAAAACGGGGAGCCTATTGAAGCCTCGCAGGTCAGCATCCGCAACACAGACTGCGACAGCATCATCTTCATCCGCAGGGCCGAGCGCAAACACTCCGGCAAGTACGAGATGGCAGTACAGGTGGAGAAGCATGTGGACACCGCTCTTTTGGATATCCAGATAGTCG ATCTGCCTGGGCCTCCGCAGTGTGTTAAGATCGAGGAGATTTGGGGGGAGAATGTTGCCCTCGACTGGTCGCCACCGAAGGACAATGGCAACGCTCCCATTTCAGGCTACACTATCCAGAAAGCAGACAAAAAGACTATG GAGTGGTACACTTGCGTGGAGCACTACCATCGCACCTGCGTCACCGTCACAGAGCTGGTGGTGGGGAACGAGTACTTCTTCCGGGTCTTTGCTGAGAACATGTGTGGACTGAGCGAGAGCGCCACGGTGACCAAAGACAGCGCCCTCATCGTCAAGCAAG GCCTCCAGCTGAAGAACCCTGAGTACATCGACTATGACTTCACAGAGCCACCCAAGTTCACTCAGCCGCTTGTTGACACCTTTGCCATTGCCGGCTACAATGCCACACTCAACTGCAGCGTGCGTGCCAACCCACGG
- the mybpc1 gene encoding myosin-binding protein C, slow-type isoform X5 — MPEPTKKDEGQLEESLGPDNSDALPTPEITLEVSPPQDKDDDATTSTPSPPPPSEEGNTPKKLSIDLPNDSVPESAMGRKDSVWSLGEGQLPEDIDKQIETPPLSTLLIEKPLGGSITVGGDITFIAKVEAKDLLRKPSIKWFKGKWMDLASKTGKHLQLKESFDRFTKIHTFEMHIIKAKENYAGNYRCEVTYKDKFDSCSFDLEVKDVPEQTSQAIDIRSAFKRREPKQEETPEVDVWEILKNARPDEYEKIAFTYGITDLRGLLKRLKKTKKEEKKSEAFAKKLETAYQVDKGGKIRFIVDMADPTVELKWYKNGQEIRPTPNNRKYIFEHKGTQRIMVINNCQINDDAAYSVVAGDEKSTTELFVKELPINIVKELEPVKTTVNERIELECEVSEEGAKVKWLKNGVEVPTGVRSRYRVKSEGTKHWLIIDDAIKEDTGTYSLMATGGTTEAHVQVDLKPLKIIQDLENVTVMLGQPLKLHCEIYPGNVPGRWYLNGKLIQASDRINILHRAKNHRLEAESSTIHDAGDYTFVPEGYSQSLCAKVHVIDPPRVHLDALNCPDNTVTIVAGNKLRLEIPISGEPAPRVVWMKGERVILDTGSRVRAETFADHTCLTIDVTEREDTGNYKIVLQNEAGEDTASIKIKVVDIPDPPQAPLVPAVGGDWCTMTWDPPHYDGGSPILGYFIERKKKQSSRWMRLNFDLCKETTFEPKKMIEGVPYEVRVFAVNAIGVSKPCEPSKPFIPLAVTSEPTNLIVDDVTDTTVTMKWRPPDTIGAAGLDGYQVEYCFEGTDEWIVSNTEITEKTKYTITGLPPETKILVRVKAINKAGPSPPRTTQHSILVKEVIEPPKIRIPRHLKQTYIRKVGEVVNLVVPFMGKPRPKVSWLKNGEPIEASQVSIRNTDCDSIIFIRRAERKHSGKYEMAVQVEKHVDTALLDIQIVDLPGPPQCVKIEEIWGENVALDWSPPKDNGNAPISGYTIQKADKKTMEWYTCVEHYHRTCVTVTELVVGNEYFFRVFAENMCGLSESATVTKDSALIVKQGLQLKNPEYIDYDFTEPPKFTQPLVDTFAIAGYNATLNCSVRANPRPKVIWMKNKIMIIDDPRYRMFSNQGVCTLEIRKPSPFDGGVYTCKAINDLGEAQVECKLEVKGGFTFCELMKRGVPLHLIDKYMNETKSLDSEKKGSD; from the exons ATGCCTGAACCCACCAAGAAAG ATGAAGGCCAACTTGAAG AGAGTCTTGGTCCAGACAATTCAGATGCCCTACCCACACCTGAGATCACTCTCGAGGTGTCTCCACCCCAAG ATAAAGATGATGATGCAACCACCAGCACCCCATCACCTCCTCCCCCTTCAG AAGAAGGCAATACACCCAAGAAACTGTCTATTGATCTTCCTA ATGATAGCGTGCCTGAGTCAGCTATGGGGAGGAAAGACTCAG TGTGGTCCCTGGGGGAGGGGCAACTTCCCGAAGACATAGACAAGCAGATTGAGACCCCTCCTCTCTCCACCCTTCTAATTGAGAAGCCCCTGGGCGGATCTATTACCGTGG GTGGAGATATCACCTTCATTGCCAAGGTGGAGGCCAAAGATCTTCTACGAAAACCCAGCATTAAGTGGTTCAAAGGAAAATGGATGGATTTGGCCAGCAAGACTGGGAAGCACTTGCAGCTGAAAGAGTCCTTTGACCGTTTCACAAAG ATCCACACTTTTGAGATGCACATCATTAAGGCCAAGGAAAACTATGCAGGGAACTACAGGTGTGAGGTCACTTACAAGGACAAATTTGACAGCTGTTCTTTTGATCTTGAAGTGAAAG ATGTGCCTGAGCAGACCTCTCAGGCTATTGATATTCGTTCTGCATTTAAAAGAAG GGAGCCCAAGCAGGAAGAGACCCCAGAAGTGGATGTCTGGGAAATCCTTAAAAATGCCCGTCCAGATGAGTATGAAAAAATTGCCTTCACCTACGGTATCACAGACCTCCGAGGGCTTCTGAAGAGACTGAAGAAGACCAagaaggaagagaagaagagtgaAG CGTTTGCCAAGAAACTGGAAACTGCATATCAGGTGGACAAAGGTGGGAAAATACGCTTTATAGTTGACATGGCAGACCCCACTGTGGAGCTCAAATGGTACAAGAATGGACAAGAGATCCGACCCACTccaaa CAATCGGAA GTATATCTTTGAACACAAAGGGACCCAAAGAATTATGGTCATCAACAACTGCCAAATAAACGATGATGCTGCGTATTCAGTAGTTGCAGGGGATGAGAAAAGCACCACAGAGCTGTTTGTGAAAG AATTACCTATAAATATTGTCAAAGAGTTGGAGCCAGTAAAGACCACAGTGAATGAGCGCATTGAGCTGGAGTGTGAGGTCTCGGAGGAAGGAGCTAAAGTGAAATG GTTAAAGAATGGTGTTGAGGTCCCGACAGGAGTGAGATCACGTTACAGGGTGAAGAGTGAAGGCACTAAACACTGGCTCATCATTGATGATGCCATTAAGGAGGATACAGGCACTTACTCTCTGATGGCTACTGGGGGAACGACTGAGGCCCATGTCCAAGTTGACT TAAAGCCCCTCAAGATCATTCAGGACCTTGAGAATGTGACTGTCATGCTGGGTCAGCCACTCAAGTTGCACTGTGAGATCTACCCAGGGAATGTTCCAGGCCGCTGGTATCTTAACGGAAAGCTGATTCAAGCCAGTGACCGCATCAATATCTTGCACCGAGCTAA AAACCACAGACTAGAGGCTGAGAGTTCCACTATTCATGATGCTGGAGATTACACATTTGTTCCAGAAGGATACTCCCAAAGCCTGTGTGCCAAAGTCCACGTaattg ATCCACCCAGGGTTCATCTGGATGCCTTGAATTGTCCTGACAACACAGTGACTATTGTGGCAGGAAATAAACTTCGCCTGGAGATCCCTATCAGTGGAGAGCCGGCACCCAGAGTCGTGTGGATGAAAGGAGAGAGG gtAATCCTGGATACTGGAAGCCGCGTAAGGGCAGAGACGTTTGCTGATCACACCTGCCTCACCATTGATGTAACAGAAAGAGAGGACACTGGCAACTATAAGATTGTTCTGCAGAATGAAGCTGGAGAGGACACAGCCAGCATCAAGATCAAAGTCGTTG ACATCCCTGACCCTCCACAAGCTCCACTGGTCCCTGCAGTGGGAGGAGACTGGTGCACCATGACATGGGACCCTCCGCATTATGACGGAGGCTCTCCGATTCTTG GGTACTTCattgagagaaagaaaaagcagaGCTCTCGGTGGATGAggctgaactttgacctctgcaaaGAAACCACCTTTGAGCCTAAGAAGATGATTGAGGGAGTTCCTTATGAGGTGCGGGTGTTTGCTGTGAATGCCATTGGCGTTTCAAAACCCTGTGAGCCCTCCAAACCCTTCATCCCCTTGG CTGTTACAAGTGAACCAACTAATCTTATCGTGGATGACGTCACTGATACCACAGTGACAATGAAGTGGCGTCCTCCTGACACTATCGGAGCCGCAGGACTGGATGGCTATCAAGTGGAGTACTGCTTTGAAGGAA CGGATGAGTGGATAGTGTCCAATACAGAGATAACAGAGAAGACCAAATATACCATCACTGGTCTGCCCCCAGAGACCAAGATCCTTGTGAGGGTGAAGGCCATCAATAAAGCTGGACCCAGTCCACCACGCACCACCCAACACTCCATTCTAGTTAAGGAGGTCATTG AGCCTCCAAAGATTCGCATCCCACGGCACTTGAAGCAGACCTATATTCGTAAAGTTGGGGAGGTTGTCAATCTTGTGGTGCCCTTCATg GGGAAGCCGAGGCCGAAGGTCAGCTGGCTGAAAAACGGGGAGCCTATTGAAGCCTCGCAGGTCAGCATCCGCAACACAGACTGCGACAGCATCATCTTCATCCGCAGGGCCGAGCGCAAACACTCCGGCAAGTACGAGATGGCAGTACAGGTGGAGAAGCATGTGGACACCGCTCTTTTGGATATCCAGATAGTCG ATCTGCCTGGGCCTCCGCAGTGTGTTAAGATCGAGGAGATTTGGGGGGAGAATGTTGCCCTCGACTGGTCGCCACCGAAGGACAATGGCAACGCTCCCATTTCAGGCTACACTATCCAGAAAGCAGACAAAAAGACTATG GAGTGGTACACTTGCGTGGAGCACTACCATCGCACCTGCGTCACCGTCACAGAGCTGGTGGTGGGGAACGAGTACTTCTTCCGGGTCTTTGCTGAGAACATGTGTGGACTGAGCGAGAGCGCCACGGTGACCAAAGACAGCGCCCTCATCGTCAAGCAAG GCCTCCAGCTGAAGAACCCTGAGTACATCGACTATGACTTCACAGAGCCACCCAAGTTCACTCAGCCGCTTGTTGACACCTTTGCCATTGCCGGCTACAATGCCACACTCAACTGCAGCGTGCGTGCCAACCCACGG
- the mybpc1 gene encoding myosin-binding protein C, slow-type isoform X4: MPEPTKKDEGQLEESLGPDNSDALPTPEITLEVSPPQEGNTPKKLSIDLPNDSVPESAMGRKDSVWSLGEGQLPEDIDKQIETPPLSTLLIEKPLGGSITVGGDITFIAKVEAKDLLRKPSIKWFKGKWMDLASKTGKHLQLKESFDRFTKIHTFEMHIIKAKENYAGNYRCEVTYKDKFDSCSFDLEVKDVPEQTSQAIDIRSAFKRSSEGQEDAGELDFSGLLKHRNTREPKQEETPEVDVWEILKNARPDEYEKIAFTYGITDLRGLLKRLKKTKKEEKKSEAFAKKLETAYQVDKGGKIRFIVDMADPTVELKWYKNGQEIRPTPNNRKYIFEHKGTQRIMVINNCQINDDAAYSVVAGDEKSTTELFVKELPINIVKELEPVKTTVNERIELECEVSEEGAKVKWLKNGVEVPTGVRSRYRVKSEGTKHWLIIDDAIKEDTGTYSLMATGGTTEAHVQVDLKPLKIIQDLENVTVMLGQPLKLHCEIYPGNVPGRWYLNGKLIQASDRINILHRAKNHRLEAESSTIHDAGDYTFVPEGYSQSLCAKVHVIDPPRVHLDALNCPDNTVTIVAGNKLRLEIPISGEPAPRVVWMKGERVILDTGSRVRAETFADHTCLTIDVTEREDTGNYKIVLQNEAGEDTASIKIKVVDIPDPPQAPLVPAVGGDWCTMTWDPPHYDGGSPILGYFIERKKKQSSRWMRLNFDLCKETTFEPKKMIEGVPYEVRVFAVNAIGVSKPCEPSKPFIPLAVTSEPTNLIVDDVTDTTVTMKWRPPDTIGAAGLDGYQVEYCFEGTDEWIVSNTEITEKTKYTITGLPPETKILVRVKAINKAGPSPPRTTQHSILVKEVIEPPKIRIPRHLKQTYIRKVGEVVNLVVPFMGKPRPKVSWLKNGEPIEASQVSIRNTDCDSIIFIRRAERKHSGKYEMAVQVEKHVDTALLDIQIVDLPGPPQCVKIEEIWGENVALDWSPPKDNGNAPISGYTIQKADKKTMEWYTCVEHYHRTCVTVTELVVGNEYFFRVFAENMCGLSESATVTKDSALIVKQGLQLKNPEYIDYDFTEPPKFTQPLVDTFAIAGYNATLNCSVRANPRPKVIWMKNKIMIIDDPRYRMFSNQGVCTLEIRKPSPFDGGVYTCKAINDLGEAQVECKLEVKGGFTFCELMKRGVPLHLIDKYMNETKSLDSEKKGSD; this comes from the exons ATGCCTGAACCCACCAAGAAAG ATGAAGGCCAACTTGAAG AGAGTCTTGGTCCAGACAATTCAGATGCCCTACCCACACCTGAGATCACTCTCGAGGTGTCTCCACCCCAAG AAGGCAATACACCCAAGAAACTGTCTATTGATCTTCCTA ATGATAGCGTGCCTGAGTCAGCTATGGGGAGGAAAGACTCAG TGTGGTCCCTGGGGGAGGGGCAACTTCCCGAAGACATAGACAAGCAGATTGAGACCCCTCCTCTCTCCACCCTTCTAATTGAGAAGCCCCTGGGCGGATCTATTACCGTGG GTGGAGATATCACCTTCATTGCCAAGGTGGAGGCCAAAGATCTTCTACGAAAACCCAGCATTAAGTGGTTCAAAGGAAAATGGATGGATTTGGCCAGCAAGACTGGGAAGCACTTGCAGCTGAAAGAGTCCTTTGACCGTTTCACAAAG ATCCACACTTTTGAGATGCACATCATTAAGGCCAAGGAAAACTATGCAGGGAACTACAGGTGTGAGGTCACTTACAAGGACAAATTTGACAGCTGTTCTTTTGATCTTGAAGTGAAAG ATGTGCCTGAGCAGACCTCTCAGGCTATTGATATTCGTTCTGCATTTAAAAGAAG CAGCGAAGGCCAGGAAGATGCGGGCGAGCTTGACTTTAGTGGGCTGCTAAAACATAG AAATACCAG GGAGCCCAAGCAGGAAGAGACCCCAGAAGTGGATGTCTGGGAAATCCTTAAAAATGCCCGTCCAGATGAGTATGAAAAAATTGCCTTCACCTACGGTATCACAGACCTCCGAGGGCTTCTGAAGAGACTGAAGAAGACCAagaaggaagagaagaagagtgaAG CGTTTGCCAAGAAACTGGAAACTGCATATCAGGTGGACAAAGGTGGGAAAATACGCTTTATAGTTGACATGGCAGACCCCACTGTGGAGCTCAAATGGTACAAGAATGGACAAGAGATCCGACCCACTccaaa CAATCGGAA GTATATCTTTGAACACAAAGGGACCCAAAGAATTATGGTCATCAACAACTGCCAAATAAACGATGATGCTGCGTATTCAGTAGTTGCAGGGGATGAGAAAAGCACCACAGAGCTGTTTGTGAAAG AATTACCTATAAATATTGTCAAAGAGTTGGAGCCAGTAAAGACCACAGTGAATGAGCGCATTGAGCTGGAGTGTGAGGTCTCGGAGGAAGGAGCTAAAGTGAAATG GTTAAAGAATGGTGTTGAGGTCCCGACAGGAGTGAGATCACGTTACAGGGTGAAGAGTGAAGGCACTAAACACTGGCTCATCATTGATGATGCCATTAAGGAGGATACAGGCACTTACTCTCTGATGGCTACTGGGGGAACGACTGAGGCCCATGTCCAAGTTGACT TAAAGCCCCTCAAGATCATTCAGGACCTTGAGAATGTGACTGTCATGCTGGGTCAGCCACTCAAGTTGCACTGTGAGATCTACCCAGGGAATGTTCCAGGCCGCTGGTATCTTAACGGAAAGCTGATTCAAGCCAGTGACCGCATCAATATCTTGCACCGAGCTAA AAACCACAGACTAGAGGCTGAGAGTTCCACTATTCATGATGCTGGAGATTACACATTTGTTCCAGAAGGATACTCCCAAAGCCTGTGTGCCAAAGTCCACGTaattg ATCCACCCAGGGTTCATCTGGATGCCTTGAATTGTCCTGACAACACAGTGACTATTGTGGCAGGAAATAAACTTCGCCTGGAGATCCCTATCAGTGGAGAGCCGGCACCCAGAGTCGTGTGGATGAAAGGAGAGAGG gtAATCCTGGATACTGGAAGCCGCGTAAGGGCAGAGACGTTTGCTGATCACACCTGCCTCACCATTGATGTAACAGAAAGAGAGGACACTGGCAACTATAAGATTGTTCTGCAGAATGAAGCTGGAGAGGACACAGCCAGCATCAAGATCAAAGTCGTTG ACATCCCTGACCCTCCACAAGCTCCACTGGTCCCTGCAGTGGGAGGAGACTGGTGCACCATGACATGGGACCCTCCGCATTATGACGGAGGCTCTCCGATTCTTG GGTACTTCattgagagaaagaaaaagcagaGCTCTCGGTGGATGAggctgaactttgacctctgcaaaGAAACCACCTTTGAGCCTAAGAAGATGATTGAGGGAGTTCCTTATGAGGTGCGGGTGTTTGCTGTGAATGCCATTGGCGTTTCAAAACCCTGTGAGCCCTCCAAACCCTTCATCCCCTTGG CTGTTACAAGTGAACCAACTAATCTTATCGTGGATGACGTCACTGATACCACAGTGACAATGAAGTGGCGTCCTCCTGACACTATCGGAGCCGCAGGACTGGATGGCTATCAAGTGGAGTACTGCTTTGAAGGAA CGGATGAGTGGATAGTGTCCAATACAGAGATAACAGAGAAGACCAAATATACCATCACTGGTCTGCCCCCAGAGACCAAGATCCTTGTGAGGGTGAAGGCCATCAATAAAGCTGGACCCAGTCCACCACGCACCACCCAACACTCCATTCTAGTTAAGGAGGTCATTG AGCCTCCAAAGATTCGCATCCCACGGCACTTGAAGCAGACCTATATTCGTAAAGTTGGGGAGGTTGTCAATCTTGTGGTGCCCTTCATg GGGAAGCCGAGGCCGAAGGTCAGCTGGCTGAAAAACGGGGAGCCTATTGAAGCCTCGCAGGTCAGCATCCGCAACACAGACTGCGACAGCATCATCTTCATCCGCAGGGCCGAGCGCAAACACTCCGGCAAGTACGAGATGGCAGTACAGGTGGAGAAGCATGTGGACACCGCTCTTTTGGATATCCAGATAGTCG ATCTGCCTGGGCCTCCGCAGTGTGTTAAGATCGAGGAGATTTGGGGGGAGAATGTTGCCCTCGACTGGTCGCCACCGAAGGACAATGGCAACGCTCCCATTTCAGGCTACACTATCCAGAAAGCAGACAAAAAGACTATG GAGTGGTACACTTGCGTGGAGCACTACCATCGCACCTGCGTCACCGTCACAGAGCTGGTGGTGGGGAACGAGTACTTCTTCCGGGTCTTTGCTGAGAACATGTGTGGACTGAGCGAGAGCGCCACGGTGACCAAAGACAGCGCCCTCATCGTCAAGCAAG GCCTCCAGCTGAAGAACCCTGAGTACATCGACTATGACTTCACAGAGCCACCCAAGTTCACTCAGCCGCTTGTTGACACCTTTGCCATTGCCGGCTACAATGCCACACTCAACTGCAGCGTGCGTGCCAACCCACGG